The following coding sequences lie in one Caproicibacterium argilliputei genomic window:
- the nrdG gene encoding anaerobic ribonucleoside-triphosphate reductase activating protein, whose translation MACTELRLAGTEPESIVDGRGIRYTIFVQGCPHNCPNCQNPQTHDFHGGTVTSFDTLLDKIKQNPMLRGVTFSGGEPFCQAEALADLAVRLKAETKLDLTIYSGWTYEQLLQKHDAEVNRLLSLADYLVDGPYIEAQRDLTLHFRGSRNQRVIDLNATRKVGHVVLDDLDEE comes from the coding sequence ATGGCCTGCACTGAACTGCGTTTAGCCGGCACGGAGCCGGAGTCCATTGTGGACGGCCGCGGTATCCGCTACACCATCTTTGTGCAGGGATGTCCGCATAACTGCCCCAACTGCCAGAATCCGCAGACACACGACTTCCACGGCGGCACGGTCACTTCCTTTGACACTCTGCTCGATAAAATCAAGCAGAACCCGATGCTGCGGGGTGTTACCTTTTCCGGCGGCGAGCCATTCTGCCAAGCGGAAGCATTGGCTGACCTTGCGGTGCGTCTGAAGGCGGAAACCAAGCTGGACTTAACCATCTACTCCGGCTGGACGTACGAGCAGCTGCTGCAAAAGCACGATGCAGAGGTGAATCGCCTGTTAAGCTTAGCGGATTATCTGGTTGACGGGCCGTACATCGAAGCGCAGCGTGACTTAACCCTGCACTTCCGCGGCAGCCGCAACCAACGTGTCATTGACTTGAATGCCACCCGAA